The genomic interval CGTTTCCCAAACTGGTGAAATATGGGATATTCGTCGTAGCCCAGATTATTTTCTTCCTGAGGAAGCCTGAGATCTGCGAGACGGACCTGAGGGCAGGTGACCCAACCGCCTGGCCTGTCGATATTGCCGGTCAGGGCCATCAATATTGAATAGGCCCTGTTGGTTTGAAGACCATTGCTGAACTGATTCATATGGCCCACACCCTCTAAGATGCACGCGCCTTCCGCGGCCGCAAAAATGCGTGCCACACGCCTTATTTCCGAGGCTGGCACGCTGCTGATCGTCTCCGCGCGCTCCGGTGTAAACGCCTTGACGTGTTCCGTCAACTTGTCGAATCCCGTGCAGTATTTGTCCACAAATTCCTTATCCCACAAGCCTTCCTCAATAATAACATTCATCATGGCGAGGGCTAGGGCGCCATCGGTGGCAGGCCGCGGCTCCAGATAGATACCCAGTTTGGATATGGGAATGCGCCTTGGGTCGATAGTGATCAGTGTTGCCCCGCTTTCGACCCGCTCTTTGATTTGTCTGCCTACCGGCCAGTAACTTTCGTCGGGATTGCGGCCCCAGAGGATGATACAATTGGCGTTTGTTGGTTCTTCAACGGGATAACGGCCAAAGGTGATCTGGCGCGAAAGGATGCGCGTGCGGAAACATATGCCTTCCGGATTGAAGAAATTGGGGGTGCCGAAGGCCCCTTTGAATCGTTGGTTGAAGGCGGCCATTTCGAAATGTTCCACCCCCACTGAGCCGGTCCAGCTCGCCAGCGTGCGGGCCCCGTACTTGTCCTTCAACTCTTGCAGTTTTACGGCTATCTCGCCGATTGCATCGTCCCAGGATATTCTCTGAAAACGGCCACTGACCTTTTTCATGGGGTATTTCAGGCGGGAAGGAGAATAAAGCAGATCGACAAGCCGCTCGCCTTTCGGACACAGCTTACCCTTATTTAACCAGTGCTCCTTCATACCCTCCACTTTGACCAGCCTGCCGTCTTCCACGTAAGCGTCGACGCCGCAGCAATTAATACATAAACCGCAATCTGTTTTGACTACTTCCATATATGCTGCCTCCAGTATTAACCATCGGTCCGTGATGATCCAGTCACTGTCAGGTTTCTTCCCCGCTCCGTTACGAGGCGCTTAATATGTCTTTAATGACATATATAATCCTGCTTGTCAACATATTTTCCATGGTAAAACTTGACATTGAAAGGTATTATTGATATTGTATTATGTCGTTTACGACATAATAATGTTAATTGTTTCAGGATGAGTAACAACGGAGGATGTAATCCACGCCAACGGGAAGGCAGGAAATCATGACCATATGTTCCTATTCTTTTGAAGAGTATGTCGAGCGTGTCCGCTCTTTTCACGGCCATCCCGCACCCGGCGTTATTATAGGGGGCTTCATGGTCGATCTGGCGTGCCGGCATCTTCCAGGCGGGGTCATGACCGACGCCCTGTGCGAAACTGCAAAATGCCTTCCCGACGCCATTCAGATCCTTACCCCGTGTACCATCGGAAACGGTTGGCTCAAAGTCGTCAACCTGGGACGCTACGCTGTCACCCTTTACGACAAGGACACGGGGGAAGGCGTACGGGTTGCCGTAGACCCTATCCCTCTCGAGGGATGGCCTGAGATCAGAGACTGGTTTTTCAAATTCGAGTCAAAGAATGGGGAGGACCTGGGAATTCTTATGGCGGAGATAGAAGAAGCGGAAGGGAGCTACTTGTCGGTTCGTTATGTGAAGGTGGCGGACACGGTATTACATGGAACGAAACGTCGGGCGGGATTTACCGTTTGCGCACGTTGCGGCGAGGCCTTTCCGCTTTCTGACGGCCTCCTCTGCCTCGGTTGTCAGGGCGATCCTTTATGGCAGGCGTCGAAAAAGAAGGCCTTTCCTTAATGCGCCGGAAGGTGAGCAGAACAACCATCAGGGCGTCCCTTTTCTCTCCCATGATCATGGGCCAAAAAGCATCTCATATAAGTTTTTGCCATTAAGAGAGGCGCGCGGACAGACTACCATATGAGTTCAGCATACGAATGGTCAGTCAGAGGGCGGGAAGCTGAGCTTATGACACATATATTCAAGAAAAGAGGCGACTTCGCCCTCCAGTTGCTCGAAACTTAAGAGGAGTTGCCTCGCGTCGTCAGTAAGGCGCATACCTCCTGCAGAGGCATCCTTCTCGGCTAACTTTAGGCCCATGCGCTCTTCAGAAGCTTTCAGACGTCCCCATGCCGCGCGGTATGACATGTTCAGTTTCTTTGCAGCCGCATTTAAGCTGCGACATTCGTCGATGGCGCGAAGCAACTCGGTCCGGCCCTGGCCAAAGATAACCTTGCCGTTCGCTTCGAGCCAAATTTTGTGTTTGATTTTCATGGCTTCTCCCGATGAATCGGTTTTTACAATTTTACCACAACCCAAGAGGACAGGGAAAGACCCGAGCTTATGCGTCGGGAGGGGTGACCCGCTTCTTGGATCAACCGCCTTCTCCGGTGCGGTCGCCGCCGCCTGCGCTAATCTTCGCCGGACAAGCGGCTATGGGTCATGGTCATGGGGCGTGGACGGAGGAGTTTAAGTGGCAGCCGCCTCTGACGCCTCAATCCCCAGGAGCCTCGCCGCATTGGAAAAACAGATCTTTTCCTTGTCCTTTTCCGTCAAATATGGCAATTCCATAAAGAACCGAAGTTCTTCCCTTTGATCTGTCCATGGGCTGTCGGACGCAAACAGCAGACGTTCGGCGGGATGCCCTTTAAGAAAGCGTTCCCGAAATGTTCCGGGCATTTTGCGCAGCACGAAGGCCGTATCAAGGTAGATATTCCGCCCCAATAAGTGCACCGCCGCCTCCTCGTAAGCGTCTTCCCCTCCCAGATGGGCGGCTATCATACAGAGTTCAGGAACGGCTTCGTGAACTGCGGCCAGGCGTTCAGGCGTTGCATGGACCGGGTATGGAAGCCCCCGATCCATGCCGGCATGAAAGAGGATGAACATACCTTCTCCTGCAGCCGTCTCGTATAACGGAAACATGCGAGGATCATCGACAAAGAAGTTCTGATAATCGGGGTGAAGCTTAAAACCGCGGAATCCTTGCCGCATAAGCGTCTTCATCTGCTCGGAAGTCATGGGGTCGGACGGGTGCATGGCGGCCAGCACCTCTATCCCAGGCTGCCTGATGGTTTGTAACCACTTCTGCATTGACGCGACCTGTTCCGGCTTTGTCGCCACAGCCGACACGACGGAAAGATCAATACCGGCAACGATCATAGATCTTTTAAGTCCATCCAGGGTGCCGTCCGTATATGCATAGACATTTGACCTCT from Syntrophobacterales bacterium carries:
- a CDS encoding molybdopterin-dependent oxidoreductase; the protein is MEVVKTDCGLCINCCGVDAYVEDGRLVKVEGMKEHWLNKGKLCPKGERLVDLLYSPSRLKYPMKKVSGRFQRISWDDAIGEIAVKLQELKDKYGARTLASWTGSVGVEHFEMAAFNQRFKGAFGTPNFFNPEGICFRTRILSRQITFGRYPVEEPTNANCIILWGRNPDESYWPVGRQIKERVESGATLITIDPRRIPISKLGIYLEPRPATDGALALAMMNVIIEEGLWDKEFVDKYCTGFDKLTEHVKAFTPERAETISSVPASEIRRVARIFAAAEGACILEGVGHMNQFSNGLQTNRAYSILMALTGNIDRPGGWVTCPQVRLADLRLPQEENNLGYDEYPIFHQFGKRPPPYGSASLMTETMRSEKPYPIKAFISSGSNPALTFPDTKLFLEGIKNLELFVNIDPNMTETGQLADYVLPACTFLEETGIGGFPYGISYCEPYIMLRKKVVEPLYESKPIWLIWTLLGRTMGYHEHFPWNTDEEVAEYFFSTSGVTVKELREHPEGMYFAKKEYYLYEKQRFGTESGKIELFSARMEELGYPGLPGHVEPHQSPVADPELVLEYPEILLTGVRQVEYIDAQMRDVPALRALRPDAEAEIHPATAVKYAIVHGELIGLETPRGSIKIKANVTQDIKPGVVAVPHGWAEANCNILLDAKLKDPVSGYITMNSVACRLVKL
- a CDS encoding formylmethanofuran dehydrogenase subunit E family protein; protein product: MTICSYSFEEYVERVRSFHGHPAPGVIIGGFMVDLACRHLPGGVMTDALCETAKCLPDAIQILTPCTIGNGWLKVVNLGRYAVTLYDKDTGEGVRVAVDPIPLEGWPEIRDWFFKFESKNGEDLGILMAEIEEAEGSYLSVRYVKVADTVLHGTKRRAGFTVCARCGEAFPLSDGLLCLGCQGDPLWQASKKKAFP
- a CDS encoding LysR family transcriptional regulator yields the protein MKIKHKIWLEANGKVIFGQGRTELLRAIDECRSLNAAAKKLNMSYRAAWGRLKASEERMGLKLAEKDASAGGMRLTDDARQLLLSFEQLEGEVASFLEYMCHKLSFPPSD
- a CDS encoding amidohydrolase family protein; protein product: MKIDFHTHIYPDHVASVAVSGVCQRSNVYAYTDGTLDGLKRSMIVAGIDLSVVSAVATKPEQVASMQKWLQTIRQPGIEVLAAMHPSDPMTSEQMKTLMRQGFRGFKLHPDYQNFFVDDPRMFPLYETAAGEGMFILFHAGMDRGLPYPVHATPERLAAVHEAVPELCMIAAHLGGEDAYEEAAVHLLGRNIYLDTAFVLRKMPGTFRERFLKGHPAERLLFASDSPWTDQREELRFFMELPYLTEKDKEKICFSNAARLLGIEASEAAAT